The genomic interval cacaagagcccttcaaacccgacatggtgcctaaaatatattctaataaaaaggaggccccaaaatcctctaggtgctcctttgcttctgaggccggtgcttcagtccattacctcactagggccacatgtgggatgtttctaaaaactgtagaatctgggtaataaatattgagttgtgtttctctggtaaaactttctgtgttacaagaacaaaggattaaaaatgaatttctgcaacatcaaaaaatgaaatttgtaaatttcacctctactttggtttaactcctgtgaaacgtctaaaggggtaaggctatgttcacacggggtcttttgccgagttttttgacgcggaaaccacgtcgcaaaactcggcagagacggcccgagaacgcctcccattgatttcaatgggaggcgtcggcgtctttttcccgcgagcagtaaaactgcctcgcgggaaaaagaagcgacatgccctatcttcgggcacttccgcctccgacctcccattgacttcaatgggaggcaggagaaagcgtatatctcgctgttttatgcccgcggcgctcaatggccgcgggcgaaaaacggcgcgataattgctgttcacacggagtattttgggggaggaatatctgcctcaaaattccgtttggaactttgaggcagatattcctcccccaaaatactccgtgtgaacatagcctaagaaactttctaaatgctgttttgaatactttgaggggtgaagtttttaaaatggggtgactttttggaggtttctaatacataaggccctaaaagccgattcacaactgaactggccccttgtaaaaatagccttttgacattttcttgaaaatgtaagaaattgctgctaaagttctaagccttgtaacttcctagaaaaataaaaggatgttcaaaaaaacgatgtcaatctaatgtagacatatgggggatgttaattagtgactattttgtgtggtaaaattgcctgtcttacaagcagatacatttaaatttagaaaaatgctaatttttgaaattgttcgccaaattttggtgtttttcacatttaaatactgaatatatcgagcaaatttttcccataacataaagtccaatgtgtcatgagaaaataatctcagaatcgcttggataggttaaagcattccgacgttattaccacataaattgaaacatgtcagatttgaaaaatgaggctctgtcaggaaggtcaaaagtggctaaagagggaaggggttaaaaaaacgcactgcaggtcaatctatgaatggttttcggtgggtttttacgcaacatgtggatctttgttcagatctcatctactctgctgcttattttatgcaatgaaatccgttgcagtaAATCCGATGTATTTTcactacgtgtggacatacccaaAGTGACAGATGTCACAGACAATGTCAGATATGAAAAATCTGGCTCTGTCAGAAAGGTAAATACAATACTGGCTGCAGAGACGAGGGGTTAACAGAAAATAACAACAGATTACACATATTTCTGAATATTTTCCTGTACGGCTTTCTTAATGTCCTTATTTCTCAGACTGTATATAATGGGATTGAACAGAGGAGTAAATACAGTGTACAGCAGGGATAGGATTTTATTCATGTCCGATGATTGTCCACTTGTTGGAAGATCATAAATACTGAAGAGAGTCAAATAAAATATGAAGACCACagtgaggtgggagctacaggtggagaaggctttctgtCTACTGATATTAGACGGGATCCGTAAGATAGCACGGACAATGTTAACATAAGAGATAACAATTATTATACTGGGAAATATCACTAATGGAATGCCTATTAAATACATTTGTAGATTTAAAATAAACGTATCCGAACAAGAAACTTCCCGTAAAGGAAGAAGATCACAGAATAAATGGTTGATGGTATTTGGTCCACAGAACTTTAGCCTTGATACTGTTAGGGTGACACTGAATGCACAGGAAATACCGACCAACCAGGAGATAGTGGCCAATCTCACACAATGCCCGCTTGTCATGATAGAGGTGTAACGGAGGGGATTAcagatggccacatatctgtcataagacatcactgtgaggagaagacatTCAAATGCTTCAGAGGAggcgaaaaacaaaaactgagTAATGCAGCCAATAAAAGTGATGGTCCCCCCGTTATTCATGAGAATGTAAAACAAGTTGGGGACAATATTCACTGGCAGTAAAATATCATTGATGGACAGTTGTGAGATGAAGAAGTACATTGGAGTGTGGAGGTTCTTGCTGGTGGACACCAGGGTGATGATCAGGAGATTCCCACATACTGTGAGGAAAAATAACACAAAAAGAAGACAGAAGAGGGAAATTCTGAGCTGTGGGTCACCTTGAAAACCCAAGAGGACAAATTCTATGATATCAGTCAAATTGTTCTCCTGCATTTAGAAGAAATAAATTAGACATTAAAGTAATATTAGGTCTCAAGAAACCAAAATGAATCACTTCTAATATGATAATTTACATGAACTGGATTCAGCAAATTTCATGTTCTCAGTTTCATAGCTGTATGATGTATAAGATTTCACGACAAATTGGATTCCtctatttttatttaaaggggttgtatgaaattagaaaaaTATTTCAAACAGTGCCTCTCTTGCCTATGGACTGTGTCTGCCATTGCATCTCAATAGTCACTTGATTGgcgctgtgctgcaataccagatacagcccctatACAAAAATAGTGATGTTTTTCTAATCtaaaacaacccttttaaagatATTTTATGACTTtgtaatttttggggaaaaatagaCGTTTGTGCTAAGATAAATCCAGCAATG from Rhinoderma darwinii isolate aRhiDar2 chromosome 3, aRhiDar2.hap1, whole genome shotgun sequence carries:
- the LOC142750681 gene encoding olfactory receptor 11L1-like, with the protein product MQENNLTDIIEFVLLGFQGDPQLRISLFCLLFVLFFLTVCGNLLIITLVSTSKNLHTPMYFFISQLSINDILLPVNIVPNLFYILMNNGGTITFIGCITQFLFFASSEAFECLLLTVMSYDRYVAICNPLRYTSIMTSGHCVRLATISWLVGISCAFSVTLTVSRLKFCGPNTINHLFCDLLPLREVSCSDTFILNLQMYLIGIPLVIFPSIIIVISYVNIVRAILRIPSNISRQKAFSTCSSHLTVVFIFYLTLFSIYDLPTSGQSSDMNKILSLLYTVFTPLFNPIIYSLRNKDIKKAVQENIQKYV